In a genomic window of Muntiacus reevesi chromosome 1, mMunRee1.1, whole genome shotgun sequence:
- the LOC136159815 gene encoding NKG2-A/NKG2-B type II integral membrane protein-like — protein sequence MNNQGVTYVELKAVKSSKRQQMQPKISKSSSSITEQELTYAELNLQNASQNLHENDKNYHSRGSPSPPEKLIAGILGIICLVLMSTVVTMIIVSPSTLIREQNNSSPIARLKKEFHCGCCPKEWFTYSNNCYSISLEKETLNGSLMSCSTENSTLIYIDNEEEMKFLMSLSIISWIPVFREGRGQPWMWQNGSIFKLNITDYSPDEHKCAVLSSWGIKAEDCQTPNVYNCKHKLEN from the exons ATGAATAACCAAGGAGTAACTTATGTAGAACTGAAGGCAGTCAAGAGCTCAAAGAGACAGCAAATGCAACCTAAGATTTCTAAAAGTTCCAGTTCAATAACTGAGCAGGAATTAACCTATGCAgaattaaatcttcaaaatgcTTCTCAGAATCTTCATGAGAATGACAAGAACTACCACTCCAGAG GTTCACCATCACCTCCAGAGAAGCTCATTGCTGGGATCCTGGGAATCATCTGCCTTGTCCTCATGTCCACTGTGGTGACAATGATCATTGTTTCTCCCT CTACTCTAATACGGGAGCAGAATAACTCCTCTCCGATAGCAAGACTCAAAAAAG AATTTCATTGTGGTTGTTGTCCAAAAGAGTGGTTTACATATTCCAACAATTGCTATTCTATTAGTTTGGAAAAAGAAACATTGAATGGGAGTTTGATGTCCTGCTCTACTGAGAATTCTACTCTGATTTACATAGATaatgaagaggaaatg AAATTTCTGATGTCCCTATCAATTATATCGTGGATTCCAGTCTTTCGTGAAGGTCGTGGTCAACCATGGATGTGGCAAAACGGTTCAATTTTCAAACtaaa TATAACAGACTATTCACCTGATGAACATAAGTGTGCTGTACTATCCTCATGGGGCATAAAAGCAGAAGACTGTCAGACTCCAAATGTATATAATTGCAAGCATAAGCTTGAGAATTAA